A segment of the Romboutsia sp. 13368 genome:
GGAGTTTAGCACTAAATTTTCAACAAATAATGAAAATAGAGTTACAAATATTAAAATATCTGCAGACTCAACAAGTGATGTACTATTAATGCCAGGAGAAGAATTTTCATATAATAACCAAACAGGAAAAAGAACTAAAGCAAATGGTTATCAAGATGCACCTGTTATAGTAAATGGAAAATTAGAACAAGATGTCGGTGGTGGAGTATGTCAAGTATCTTCTACATTATTTAACTCAGCTCTTTACTCTGGACTTGATATAACATCAAGGCAAAATCATTCATTAAAGTCAAGTTATGTATCTATAGGAAGAGATGCAATGGTTAGTGATGGAGGAAGTGACTTTAGATTTAAAAATCCTTATTCTCATCCAATTTATATAAAAAATATAGTAAATGATGGTGTGATAACTTCTAGAATATATGGTAATGCATCAGATAAAAAGAACATAAGTATAAAAGTCGAGCCATATACAAAAGAAGGTTTGGAGGCTGCAAAAACTTATATAGAATATAAAGATTCAAATGGAAAAGTAATAAGTACACAGTATATATCTAATAGTGTATATAAAAATCCAAATTAATTAATAAAGTCAACAATTATGTTGGCTTTATTTTATTGTAATAATATGTTACAATTTAGTGTAACGWWATANWGTTACAATTTAGTGTAACAATATAGAGCAAAAGTAAAAGTGGGGGAAAAATTTGAACTTTATAGGAAACAGATACTCTATATTAAATATAGATGAAAATATTGAATTTGATAAGCTTTATAAAGCAAAGGACTTATATGAAAATAAAATAGTGTTATTAAAAGTAATAAATTATAATAATAATATATGTGGAGATTTAGTTGAAAACTTAATAGATGAATCTACTACACTACAAGCAATGCATTCACCATATATATTAAATATGATTAATATTGGTGTAGATTATAAAGAAGATGAAATGTGGTATTATATGATATATGAGTATGAAAAAGGAACTACTTTAAATAATATAATAGAAAATAATTATCTTAATCTAGAAGATACAATATCAATAGCTACACAAATATTAAAAGGGCTACAAAGTGCTAAAGAACATGGTATATATCATGGAGATTTAAAGCCTAAAAATATCTTAGTAGATAAGTGGTATAACATAAAAATATTAAGCTTTGGTATTACAAAAGCTAATAATGGTGTAAATATAAGATCAGGTAACGATATAAAATATTTATCTCCGCATCAATTGTGTATTAACTATACAGATACAGAAAGTGATTTTTTTGCATTAGGACTTATATTATTTGAGTGTATATTTAAAAAGTTACCATTTGATAAAAGTAATAATGAAGAAGAAATGTTAAAAATTATAGACAAAGGTATAAACTTTAGGCAAGTAGAGGCTACTGATGAAAATAAAGAGTTGTTAAATATCATAAAAAAACTTTTAAGTAGAAATAATAAATATTCTAGTTTTACAGAAGTTATTTTAGACTTGAGTTCTATAATGTATGAAAAAGCAGAAATAAAGGAATCATTGTTAATAGAAGAAGAAAAAGAAGAAGAGATTAAATATAAAGAAAAAATAAAACCAAAAAGAAATAAATTATTACTAGTATCAACAATTATAATTATTATATTTTCAGTTTTAGCTACATNNNNTAATTAAAATATATAATATAAAAGTAACCATATTTTACTACTCAAAAAAATTTGAGTTATAAAGTATGGTTACTTTTTTACTTACAAGGAAATTGTGTACCAAAGAGTAATATCAATGGTGTCTAGAAAAGTAAAAAAGATATTTTGAAATGATTCGCCCACGCAGTGGCTCAAGCAACGGATGTATCCGAAATGTTTCGCCAACACGTTGCTCGAAGCGGTAGCAAGGATATATCGTTGGCGATATGAGCAAAGCGAATTTTATGTTTTAAAGCAATTTATATTGATACTTAATATCATATTNNNNNNNNNNNNNNNNNNNNNNNNNNNNNNNTATAATTAATTAAATTTTTTAAGAGTATATTATTCATAATTTAAGTATTTTGAATTTTTAACCTTGCATATAACAACAAGAAAAGCTAAAATATAATGGAGAGATTAGATTGAAAAGTTAGGAAAGATTTAATATGAAAAGAGTTATAACTATAAACTCAAACAACTTAGAAAAATCAATAGAGACAAAAGAACTATTAACTAAAAAACTTTTAGAAAATAACTTTTTAGTAAGTTCTAAACTAGAAGAAAATACAGAACTTATAATATCTATAGGGGGGGATGGATCATTTTTAAAAACAATTCAAGATTTTAAATTTCCAAGTATACCTATGATAGTAATAAATACAGGTCACTTAGGATTTTTTGCAGAGTTTGATCCAGGAGAAATTGATGAATTTATAGATTTATATAAAAATAATGACTTTATTATACAAGAAGTATATCCTTTAAAGGCAAGTATATGCACTAAGGATAACAGTAAAGATATTTATGCAGTTAATGAAATTGTAATAAAAAGTGTATGCTCAAGAACTCTACATTTGGATTTAAGAGTAAATGAAAATAAAATACAGACTTTTAGTGGTGATGGAATGCTTGTATCAACACCTATTGGTTCAACTGCATATAATTATTCAGCTGGTGGTAGTATTATAGATCCAAGCTTAGATACATTACAGCTTACACCTTTAGCTCCTATGAATACGATTGCATATAGGTCATTTACTTCAAGTATTGTTTTATCTGCAAAATCAACTATAAATATAGTACCAGAATATAGATTTGAAAACTCTATATTAGTAGTTGTTGATGGAAATGAATATAGATTTAATGATATTACAGATATCAATATTGTAAGATCTGATATAAAACTAAAACTTCTTAGACGTTCAGATTTTGAATTTTGGAAAAGAGCATCAGAAAAGTTTTTATATGAAAAGTAGTGAAATTNNNNNNNNNNNNNNNNNNNNNNNNNNNNNNNNNNNNNNNNNNNTGTGTAAGTTAATCTGCGATATATATTGAAAATACTATATGTATTTTTTATGAAGAAAAATATTTATTTTAGAAGCCAGTATTTTCAATAATAAAATTTAACTAGCACAAGGCATTATTTTTATACTAATATAGCTTTTTTATTTTCTACTATCTTCTTAATAACTTTTTATTTAGTATGTATTGTTTAATATAATCATTTATTTATCTTGTGAATACGAGTCACATATCATTTCAAGATTGTTTGTAACATATGAAAATACACGATAGAATGTTTCTCTATCTTCATCACTCAATCCATTAGAAGCCTTACTTACAGCTATAGAAATAGCATCATTTATCCTCTTATTCATATCTATACCTTCTTTTGTTAATATAAATTTTGTACGATATTTACGTTGAGAATCTACTTGTGCAGGCTTTACAAAACCTTTTTTTGTAAGGTCTGTAATAATTCTAGATACAGCTGCTTTATCTTCAATACAAAGTTTACATAGTTCTGTAGGTGTAAGACCTTCTTCATTTTTTCCAAGATGGTACATATACATTACATGACTAGCCTTAAGTCCCATGCTCTCTGTTTCAGAAAGTTTTATTTTTTGAATAGACTTATATGTCTTTGTTACATATGTTGTAAACGCTTCAAATCTTTCTATAAGCTCAACCATAATTATGCAACATCCTCCATTTCTTGTAATAAATCTTCATTGGCATAAGCAAATATTGAAAATGCTAGTATAAACTGTGCTGGATAATAAGTAGCAAGGCATAAATAACCAGTTGCTGAGATACCTCCAAATACATCTAGCATTAGCATAAAATCTGATATGAAAAATAAAATACTTCCTATTGTAATAATTCTATTAGTAATATTATTTTCTTTTATTAAATTTGAAATAGCTTTACCAATCATAAATGATATTATAATAGCATATATAGAGCATACACTTTTCATTATAGCGCTTTCAAAATTTAAAAATGGTATAGATGATATAATAATTAGTGAAATTACTGATATAATTATACCAATTTTGAAATCATTACGATTTATCTTTATTAGATTAGAATAAGATCTAAAGTATAATATATGACCTATTGCAAATGTGATTGTACCAAGATAAAAATTAATTCCAAGTAATACATCTGCTATCATAGTACATATTAATGCAAATATCATNNNNNNNNNNNNNNNNNNNNNNNNNNNNNNNNNNNNNNNNNNNNNNNNNNNNNNNNNNNNNNNNNNNNNNNNNNNNNNNNNNNNNNNNNNNNNNNNNNNNNNNNNNNNNNNNNNNNNNNNNNNNNNNNNNNNNNNNNNNNNNNNNNNNNNNNNNNNNNNNNNNNNNNNNNNNNNNNNNNNNNNNNNNNNNNNNNNNNNNNNNNNNNNNNNNNNNNNNNNNNNNNNNNNNNNNNNNNNNNNNNNNNNNNNNNNNNNNNNNNNNNNNNNNNNNNNNNNNNNNNNNNNNNNNNNNNNNNNNNNNNNNNNNNNNNNNNNNNNNNNNNNNNNNNNNNNNNNNNNNNNNNNNNNNNNNNNNNNNNNNNNNNNNNNNNNNNNNNNNNNNNNNNNNNNNNNNNNNNNNNNNNNNNNNNNNNNNNNNNNNNNNNNNNNNNNNNNNNNNNNNNNNNNNNNNNNNNNNNNNNNNNNNNNNNNNNNNNNNNNNNNNNNNNNNNNNNNNNNNNNNNNNNNNNNNNNNNNNNNNNNNNNNNNNNNNNNNNNNNNNNNNNNNNNNNNNNNNNNNNNNNNNNNNNNNNNNNNNNNNNNNNNNNNNNNNNNNNNNNNNNNNNNNNNNNNNNNNNNNNNNNNNNNNNNNNNNNNNNNNNNNNNNNNNNNNNNNNNNNNNNNNNNNNNNNNNNNNNNNNNNNNNNNNNNNNNNNNNNNNNNNNNNNNNNNNNNNNNNNNNNNNNNNNNNNNNNNNNNNNNNNNNNNNNNNNNNNNNNNNNNNNNNNNNNNNNNNNNNNNNNNNNNNNNNNNNNNNNNNNNNNNNNNNNNNNNNNNNNNNNNNNNNNNNNNNNNNNNNNNNNNNNNNNNNNNNNNNNNNNNNNNNNNNNNNNNNNNNNNNNNNNNNNNNNNNNNNNNNNNNNNNNNNNNNNNNNNNNNNNNNNNNNNNNNNNNNNNNNNNNNNNNNNNNNNNNNNNNNNNNNGTAAACCTTACATAGATGTAAGGTAKATGTAAGGTTTGTAGATAGTTAGATTTTAATATCTAAATTAAAATTGAAGTATAAATAAATTTAGATAAGGAGAATCACATGGATATTTTAAAAGTAAGTAACTTAAGCAAAGTATACGGAAGTAAGGTAATATCAAATGCATTAAAAGATATAARCTTTAACATAGAAGATGGAGAATTTGTAGGAATAATGGGTCCAAGTGGTAGTGGAAAAACTACCCTATTAAATTTAATATCAACTATAGATAAACCAACTTCAGGAAAGATAATTTTATCAAGCAAAGAGCCACATAAGTTAAAAGGAGATGAACTTGCCTTATTTAGAAGAAGAGAACTTGGATTTGTATTCCAAGATTATAACTTACTAGAAACTTTAACAATAGGTGAAAATATAGTTTTGYCATTAACTTTAGAAAATGTACCTGTAAAACAGCAAGATGAAAAATTAAAAAAGGTATCTAAAATACTAGGAATAGAGCATTTATTAGATAAAAGAACATTTGAAGTATCTGGTGGTCAAGCTCAAAGAGCTGCTATTGCAAGAGCTTTAATAAATAATCCATCTATAATTTTAGCAGATGAACCAACAGGAAATCTAGACTCAAAGGCTGCTAGAAATGTTATGGAATTATTAGAAAAAATAAATAATGAAGATAAAGTAACAACTATGATGGTAACTCATGATCCAGTTGCAGCAAGTTATTGCCATAGAATACTTTTTATAAAAGATGGTGAAATTTACAATGAAATTTATAAAGGTGATAATAGAGCTAAGTTTTATCAAGAGATAATGGATGTACTTTCATTATTAGGAGGTAGCAAATAATGAACTTTATACAGTTTGCTCTTAATAATGTAAAACGAAATACTAAATCATACTTAGGATATTTTTTTAGTATACTTATATCTTCAACATTACTTTTTTCATTTAGAATGTTTATAAATCATCCAGATTTAGATACTTCATTATTTGCTAATTATATAATAGCGACAATGCAAGTAACAGAAGTTATAATTTATTTATTTTTATCTCTATTTGTATTTTACTCAGCAAGTGTGTTTTTAAAAAGTAGAAATAAAGATTTTGGAATTTTATATACAATAGGTATATCAAATAAACAAGTTAAAAAAATTATTTTTATAGAAAATTTAATAATAAATATCTTAGCCTCAGTTTTTGGTATTGTAATAGGTTTGATTTTCGCTAAGGTAGTGCTAATTATAATATCTTCATTAATAGGAATAGAGCCACTAAATTTTTATATTTCAATAAAATCTATAATCATAATTATTTTATACTTTACATTATTATCAATACTAACTTCTTACTTTACATCCTTTGTAGTTAGAGAAGATAAGGTAATAAAATTATTAAAAGGTACGCAAATGCCAAAACCAGAGCCAAAATCATCACCAATATTAGCTATATCTTGTGTAGTTTTATTAGTATTTGCATACTATATGTCAGTTAGTGTAACTGAGTCAGATTTATTTTATAAAATAGCCCCAGTAACTTTTATGGTTATTATAGCAACTTATTTGTTATTTTCACAACTCAGTGTATTTGTTATAAATAAAGTTAAGGCAAATAAAAGATTTTATAAGAAAAATACTAATATGTTATTTATAGCAAACTTACATTATAAAATAAAAGATAATACAAGGATGYTWTTTTTNNNNNNNNNNNNNNNNNNNNNNNNNNNNNNNNNNNNNNNNNNNNNNNNNNNNNNNNNNNNNNNNNNNNNNNNNNNNNNNNNNNNNNNNNNNNNNNNNNNNNNNNNNNNNNNNNNNNNNNNNNNNNNNNNNNNNNNNNNNNNNNNNNNNNNNNNNNNNNNNNNNNNNNNNNNNNNNNNNNNNNNNNNNNNNNNNNNNNNNNNNNNNNNNNNNNNNNNNNNNNNNNNNNNNNNNNNNNNNNNNNNNNNNNNNNNNNNNNNNNNNNNNNNNNNNNNNNNNNNNNNNNNNNNNNNNNNNNNNNNNNNNNNNNNNNNNNNNNNNNNNNNNNNNNNNNNNNNNNNNNNNNNNNNNNNNNNNNNNNNNNNNNNNNNNNNNNNNNNNNNNNNNNNNNNNNNNNNNNNNNNNNNNNNNNNNNNNNNNNNNNNNNNNNNNNNNNNNNNNNNNNNNNNNNNNNNNNNNNNNNNNNNNNNNNNNNNNNNNNNNNNNNNNNNNNNNNNNNNNNNNNNNNNNNNNNNNNNNNNNNNNNNNNNNNNNNNNNNNNNNNNNNNNNNNNNNNNNNNNNNNNNNNNNNNNNNNNNNNNNNNNNNNNNNNNNNNNNNNNNNNNNNNNNNNNNNNNNNNNNNNNNNNNNNNNNNNNNNNNNNNNNNNNNNNNNNNNNNNNNNNNNNNNNNNNNNNNNNNNNNNNNNNNNNNNNNNNNNN
Coding sequences within it:
- a CDS encoding VanW family protein, translated to NYFNNNYIYTNKIAQNIFIEGVDVSNLTKDEAIKYINENIVPGTIKVNYDGDIQEISADKIDLKYNTAEVVNEAYNYTKTDSYFENIKRFFDLKKNSKSLDLESFYDESKLSKVIQNISNSINIDMTNAKVYISNSGNISVSKATIGKELDIASTKEAIYDAINNKDYKTIDLKVNIKEPKISTEAAQSVNSLLAEFSTKFSTNNENRVTNIKISADSTSDVLLMPGEEFSYNNQTGKRTKANGYQDAPVIVNGKLEQDVGGGVCQVSSTLFNSALYSGLDITSRQNHSLKSSYVSIGRDAMVSDGGSDFRFKNPYSHPIYIKNIVNDGVITSRIYGNASDKKNISIKVEPYTKEGLEAAKTYIEYKDSNGKVISTQYISNSVYKNPN
- a CDS encoding serine/threonine-protein kinase, producing MNFIGNRYSILNIDENIEFDKLYKAKDLYENKIVLLKVINYNNNICGDLVENLIDESTTLQAMHSPYILNMINIGVDYKEDEMWYYMIYEYEKGTTLNNIIENNYLNLEDTISIATQILKGLQSAKEHGIYHGDLKPKNILVDKWYNIKILSFGITKANNGVNIRSGNDIKYLSPHQLCINYTDTESDFFALGLILFECIFKKLPFDKSNNEEEMLKIIDKGINFRQVEATDENKELLNIIKKLLSRNNKYSSFTEVILDLSSIMYEKAEIKESLLIEEEKEEEIKYKEKIKPKRNKLLLVSTIIIIIFSVLATXXN
- a CDS encoding NAD(+)/NADH kinase, which produces MKRVITINSNNLEKSIETKELLTKKLLENNFLVSSKLEENTELIISIGGDGSFLKTIQDFKFPSIPMIVINTGHLGFFAEFDPGEIDEFIDLYKNNDFIIQEVYPLKASICTKDNSKDIYAVNEIVIKSVCSRTLHLDLRVNENKIQTFSGDGMLVSTPIGSTAYNYSAGGSIIDPSLDTLQLTPLAPMNTIAYRSFTSSIVLSAKSTINIVPEYRFENSILVVVDGNEYRFNDITDINIVRSDIKLKLLRRSDFEFWKRASEKFLYEK
- a CDS encoding MarR family winged helix-turn-helix transcriptional regulator; protein product: MVELIERFEAFTTYVTKTYKSIQKIKLSETESMGLKASHVMYMYHLGKNEEGLTPTELCKLCIEDKAAVSRIITDLTKKGFVKPAQVDSQRKYRTKFILTKEGIDMNKRINDAISIAVSKASNGLSDEDRETFYRVFSYVTNNLEMICDSYSQDK
- a CDS encoding lysoplasmalogenase family protein, with translation MIFALICTMIADVLLGINFYLGTITFAIGHILYFRSYSNLIKINRNDFKIGIIISVISLIIISSIPFLNFESAIMKSVCSIYAIIISFMIGKAISNLIKENNITNRIITIGSILFFISDFMLMLDVFGGISATGYLCLATYYPAQFILAFSIFAYANEDLLQEMEDVA
- a CDS encoding ABC transporter ATP-binding protein → MDILKVSNLSKVYGSKVISNALKDIXFNIEDGEFVGIMGPSGSGKTTLLNLISTIDKPTSGKIILSSKEPHKLKGDELALFRRRELGFVFQDYNLLETLTIGENIVLXLTLENVPVKQQDEKLKKVSKILGIEHLLDKRTFEVSGGQAQRAAIARALINNPSIILADEPTGNLDSKAARNVMELLEKINNEDKVTTMMVTHDPVAASYCHRILFIKDGEIYNEIYKGDNRAKFYQEIMDVLSLLGGSK
- a CDS encoding FtsX-like permease family protein, with the translated sequence MNFIQFALNNVKRNTKSYLGYFFSILISSTLLFSFRMFINHPDLDTSLFANYIIATMQVTEVIIYLFLSLFVFYSASVFLKSRNKDFGILYTIGISNKQVKKIIFIENLIINILASVFGIVIGLIFAKVVLIIISSLIGIEPLNFYISIKSIIIIILYFTLLSILTSYFTSFVVREDKVIKLLKGTQMPKPEPKSSPILAISCVVLLVFAYYMSVSVTESDLFYKIAPVTFMVIIATYLLFSQLSVFVINKVKANKRFYKKNTNMLFIANLHYKIKDNTRMXF